Proteins encoded within one genomic window of Episyrphus balteatus chromosome 1, idEpiBalt1.1, whole genome shotgun sequence:
- the LOC129906208 gene encoding venom serine protease-like — protein sequence MILCLGIILLFKILVICNGLFEGCNHRYSLQPDTVAYVESPFYPLKYPSGSSCKYSFVAPLDYEIYAECSMAIDKNPNACSTEYFYFSRDGDENLIGAEQFCGIGNLTETTLFTRLVIAYVSGDATNSGVGGSFRCKLSTRPQACDCGWSQNTRIVGGIQTAIGEFPSMVALYNKPTGSIYCGGSIISHRIVLTVTHCVRLFPKPAESIIVVGDHDLSSSTESKYAATYEIVSFIEHPNYNATNNLNDISIIVTRGNIEWSSGVGPVCLPLDQLNNPFDYTKVDVVGWGTTSFAGPKSNTLQKASVNILPNSVCQNIYPNLQSTQVCTFFQNRDACQFDSGGPAIHKGSARQFLLGSISYGFECGSGPGVNTRITSYLPWIRRFPVGKLCPKPYN from the exons atgattttgtgtCTAG gaataattTTGCTATTCAAAATCTTGGTGATATGTAACGGACTATTTGAGGGATGCAACCATAGATATTCACTTCAGCCAGATACTGTAGCTTACGTTGAATCTCCTTTCTACCCTCTGAAGTATCCATCAGGATCTTCATGCAAGTATTCATTTGTGGCTCCACTTGACTATGAAATTTATGCTGAGTGTTCAATGGCAATAGATAAG AATCCAAACGCTTGCAGTActgaatacttttatttttctcgTGATGGTgacgaaaatttaattggcgCAGAACAGTTTTGTGGAATAGGGAATTTAACAGAAACAACACTATTTACAAGACTTGTTATAGCCTACGTGTCTGGTGATGCAACAAATTCTGGAGTGGGGGGTTCATTTAGATGCAAATTATCAACGCGCCCTCAGGCATGTGATTGTGGATGGTCGCAAAACACAAGAATAGTAGGTGGAATTCAGACAGCAATTGGGGAGTTTCCATCAATGGTGGCGCTTTACAACAAACCAACAGGTTCAATCTATTGTGGTGGATCAATAA taAGCCACCGGATAGTTTTAACTGTAACTCATTGTGTTCGCCTCTTTCCAAAACCAGCTGAAAGTATAATAGTTGTTGGGGATCATGACTTATCTTCAA GTACTGAGTCCAAATACGCAGCAACATATGAAATTGTTTCTTTCATTGAACATCCAAATTATAATGCAACAAATAATCTAAATGATATATCAATAATAGTCACTCGTGGAAATATTGAGTGGTCTTCGGGTGTTGGACCAGTATGCTTGCCACTGGATCAATT aaataaTCCTTTCGACTACACAAAGGTAGATGTTGTCGGCTGGGGAACTACTTCTTTTGCTGGTCCAAAATCGAATACACTCCAGAAAGCTAGTGTGAATATTCTCCCAAATTCAGTGTGTCAAAATATATACCCGAATTTGCAGTCGACACAagtttgtacattttttcaaaatagagaCGCCTGCCAATTTGACTCTGGAGGTCCAGCAATTCATAAGGGTTCTGCTAGACAGTTTTTATTGGGATCCATTAGTTATGGTTTTGAATGCGGAAGTGGTCCAGGTGTCAACACAAGAATAACATCTTACCTACCATGGATAAGAAGATTTCCTGTAGGGAAGTTGTGTCCAAAAccatataattaa